The Henningerozyma blattae CBS 6284 chromosome 7, complete genome region AAATTATCAACTTTTAAGAAACTAACAGCAGCCTTCACTGAGAAAAAATCACCCTTTTCAGATCTACCTAGATTATCGTTTTTAGCCTTTGCAATTGTGATACGCtgagaaataatttttttcaatccTTCACCAGATACTGGACCACCTGATTCGGAGTTATAAGAAGTAAAGGTAGTATTATTACGATTTGCATCATACCAACcttttaaagaataagCTTCAGAGATATCAGGATTAGCTGTCAAAGTACTTGAAAATCCCATAGATAAAGACTTTCCACCAAAATCAGTAACTCTAACACCTTTAATAGCTACAATTGACCCTTCTGGTACATTGAAATCAATAGCTTGTTGGTTCCATAAACCAACCTTAATAATGAACCCTGTTTCATCTACTATTTCAATATCACGACGGTCAAATTTTTTACCTGCTCTAGAAGTTAATTCAAAGTGTGGATTAACAGTTTTAATAGCGCCAAGCACATCAATCGTAGAATTTGtttctaaattttgaattgaatCTAGTTTTGTGAAGTTAAAGTTGGTCTTAGGTACATCATTTGTAGAAACATCATTacattcttcaataattgtatcattttcaatactTAGTTCGTAAGGGTGCGAtagatttgaaaattttggTTTTGATGGTTGTAATCTGGCCTttgatataaaatatacttTTCCTTCTTGTATagtttcattatatttatcGACCAATTGGTTAAAACAAGTTGCTCTAATTTCACCAGATgtatctaataaattaaaatttagtAGCTTACCTTCACCTCTTTGATTATGCCAAGTTTTGACATCCCCTTTAAAAGACACTCTTGCTTTAATGGTCCAAACATTCTGATATGGGGATAGTTGTTCAATAGCAAAAATCGGCCTGGATTTTTGTGATGacgaattattattgtgtgaaaaagatgaattagTTGATTTGGTTGCTTGAGCAACAGAAgttgtatttgaattagcACTTATTGAAGAAGCATTTGAATTAGTAGCTTCTACTTTAGGAACAGCATCATTTGTTACTGTATCACCTGTGACAATTTGTGCCATTTCCTCTGGATGATGAGTTAGATAAACATCTAAGAATTCACAGTTTTGATTCACTAAAGATCTACCAGATTCTAATAGCTCAAAATCATCAATTAGTAAAACATACTTTTTACCATCTCTCAAAATAGCTGGTTCGGCAATTAATACTTTAATGATATCACCTTTTTGTAAATTGAAAGTTCCAAATTTGTTAGTTGCCTCATGCCTTAATAAAGCTTTCATATTATAAATACCATCGGAGATcataattaaattctttctATTAGTATTTGAATCAGGTTTACGAATGTTATAAATTTGATAGACACCATCTTGTGGGTTATTATAACGATCTTGAGTGGTGAAAATTGTCCGTAAATCACCGGTGGATAAATTAATGGAAGTCATTTCTTTCTAATACTTTTATAAgttgaatatatatttgtagtGCAAAGTCCAATTGATAACTGAATAATATCTAGCTTCTATATGAGAAATCTTCGTTGGTTAAGAATATCTAATGCTTGGTTGAATAAGTTTAGCATACACagttaaaatattcttaaaGCATCTTGGAAAGTTCGATTTTCAGTATCTTAGTCAATTCTTAACAAGTCGCGTAAACTTACGCGTttcaaatgaagaattatgaaaaaaaacctAACCCGGACTATATCATATCATATCCAATTAATTAGTTCACATGACTACTAATTCCTAAAGTAACCAGGAGTCAATTTATACGATTTTTAATAAGTGATTAACAAAGACCTGTAAGGGAACTTAGAGACTTCTAAGAGTTAGAGCAGCTTCTAGTACCAATAAATTAGTCcctatatataaatatatcttgaatgcaaaaaaaaaaattgatgcTGGTATATAAATgagaatatttaattcaatatttttcaaaaacagCTCgatgaagaaaagaagaaCTGAGACGACAGTAATAGTAAATTAGCGAGCAATAGCAGAGAATTGCATTAAAATACTTATATTACATCTATAGTGTAAAAGAActattttatatatcagcaaaaaatattattgtctAGAAAAGCATTAGAACCATGTTATATGAGAACCGCTAGGGATATTTCTTTGGAATATGTGTCGTTTAAAAATCTAACTTATAATATTCTAGCTATATAATTCCTACTTGTTAGTTCtacaaattaattattaatcataaATGGTTCAACAAATAAAAGCAAACcaagtgaaaaaaattttcttctgCTATTTATTTTGAGGTAACTACTTATCTTTGAAATATGCTTGGAAATTGCAAACGCTGATTCCAAGGTTCTGAGCAGCCgtttttttgtctttttcGAGAAGTGTAGAAGGTTATTTACCCAAATATTTAGCCATAACCTATAATCcttctttattataattcGGGTTCTATGTATAAAAATGCTCTAATTATCAAACCGAATTATATTCTActtattgaagaagattaGTATAAAGGAGAATATTGATTGAGGTGATACCAAGTAAATCggtatataaattattaactcGTTTTACATAGGAAAGTATTGCATTTATATTCATtgcttattattttaactGTTGTGACTGTTGTAACTTGGGAGCGtttttgatatatatataataataaa contains the following coding sequences:
- the RFA1 gene encoding replication factor A subunit protein RFA1 (similar to Saccharomyces cerevisiae RFA1 (YAR007C); ancestral locus Anc_4.120), encoding MTSINLSTGDLRTIFTTQDRYNNPQDGVYQIYNIRKPDSNTNRKNLIMISDGIYNMKALLRHEATNKFGTFNLQKGDIIKVLIAEPAILRDGKKYVLLIDDFELLESGRSLVNQNCEFLDVYLTHHPEEMAQIVTGDTVTNDAVPKVEATNSNASSISANSNTTSVAQATKSTNSSFSHNNNSSSQKSRPIFAIEQLSPYQNVWTIKARVSFKGDVKTWHNQRGEGKLLNFNLLDTSGEIRATCFNQLVDKYNETIQEGKVYFISKARLQPSKPKFSNLSHPYELSIENDTIIEECNDVSTNDVPKTNFNFTKLDSIQNLETNSTIDVLGAIKTVNPHFELTSRAGKKFDRRDIEIVDETGFIIKVGLWNQQAIDFNVPEGSIVAIKGVRVTDFGGKSLSMGFSSTLTANPDISEAYSLKGWYDANRNNTTFTSYNSESGGPVSGEGLKKIISQRITIAKAKNDNLGRSEKGDFFSVKAAVSFLKVDNFAYPACSTEGCNKKVIEQTDGTWRCEKCDVSFPSPKWRYMLTISIMDETDQIWLTLFNEQAQQLIGLDASSLMETKENNPEEFNKITQQIQMKTLDFRIRAREDNYNDQTRIRYTVSNIHELKYKSEADYLAEELSKSLVF